In Bacteroidales bacterium, the sequence CTGCGAAATGCGCCTGGCAGTATTCATCTTCCTGACAGTGGTTTATCCCTTCCAGCTTCTCAGGCCGGAATCACACAGGGAACACATGAATTACCGCGATTCGGTTGATGTGATCCGGTATTCCGTTCATCTTACCTTCCGGAATTTGCAGGATCAAAAACTGGAAGGCTTTACCGTCATTCACTGTATCTATCCCGGAGGCAATCAGGGGACGTTTGCCTTTGACCTGGCCGGACTGAAAGTGGATTCAGTGGCATCTCCGGTGCTGAAAAATGTGCAGTTCTTCCGGGAAGGAGAGACCATCCGCGGTACCTTTGCAGGGAAGCTGACTCCGGCCGATACGGTTACGTTGATCATTTACTACCAGGGAACGCCTTTAAGGGACAAGCGCTGGGGCGGTTTTTTCTTTGCCGGTGATGAAGCCTTCAATTACGGAATTGGCATGGATGCTGTACCTCCCAACTTCGGGCGGGTGTGGTTCCCTTGCATTGATAATTTTACCGACCGGGCAACCTATACCTTCCATGTAACTGTTCCGTCAGGATACACGGCAGTTTGTAACGGAACCTTGTGCGGAATCAAAGAATCCGAACCCGGCTATACGACATGGGTGTGGGAAATGAAGCAGCCCATTCCTACGTACCTTGCTTCGGTAGCTGTGGGCCGCTACATCAGGCTGGAAGGTTCTTACCAGGGTCTTCAGCGCAGCATACCCTGGCAAATTTATTGCCTTCCCGAAGACAGTTTAAAAACAGCCAGGTCGTTTCAAAACCTTACCCGATGGATGCAGATTTTTGAAACCCGCTTTACCCCCTATGCCTGGGACAGAATTGGCTATGTGATTGTCCCCTTTAACCACGGAGCCATGGAACATGCTACCAACATTACTCTGGCCCGTAATACAGTGGACGGCACCACTCAGTTCGAAACCCTCTATGCACACGAATTATCCCATCACTGGTTCGGCAATCTGGTAACCTGTGCCTCCGAAGCCGACATGTGGCTCAACGAAGGCTGGGCCAGCTATTGCGAGGCCATTGTAACAGAAGGCCTGTACGGGAAGCAGGCATTTCGCGATTATGTCCGCAAAAACCAGCTGGAGGTGCTTGTGGCTACCCACGTTGCTGACGGAGGGTATTTTCCCGTCTATGGCATACCTCATTCCCTAACCTACGGAAGCACAGTTTATGACAAAGGTTCCCTTGTGGTGCATAACCTGAGGGGATATCTGGGTGACAGTCTGTTCTTTGATGCGGTAAAAAAATACCTGACCCGGTATGCCTTCCGGAATTGTTCGGTGCATGAATTTGAGCAATTTCTTTCCAGGGAAACCCGGACGGATCTGAAATCTTTCTTTCAGTTCTGGGTGTATGGAAAAGGATTCAATGACCTGGAAATAGACTCTCTGCGCACCAGCTGGCAGGATGGCCGCTGGAGGGTGAGCGTTCTGATAAATCAAAGGTTGCGGGGCACATACATTCCCCAGGAATCGGTCAAAACAGAAATCGGGGTGCTTGACAGCCTCTGGAAAATGCATGTTTATCAGGTAAAATGGACGGGTAATCCCGGCCTGCTGTCACTTGACCTTCCGTTTCGCCCGCTGAGCATAATACTCGATCCGGATGAAAAGACCGCCGATGCCTCTGTTGAAGAAACGAAAATCATTGAAGGAGGCGGGGATCACTTTTTCAGGGCTTCTTACTTTTCGGCCTTTAACCATATGTCACCCGATTCTGCCTGGGTGCGTGCAGAACAGCATTTTCTTCCTCCTTCGGGCCGCATCCAGAAACAGCGGAATATCAGGCTTTCTTCAGAACGATACTGGCGGATCAGCGTGGTATGTTCTCCTTATCAGAACCTTACCGGCAGGTTCTTTTTTACCAGGAGCATCAGTGAAATGCCTGAAGGAACCACCACCGATGCCCTGGTTTTGCTGTACCGAAAAGACCGAAGGGATAGCTGGCAGGTTCTTCCGGCCCAGCTCAACGGAAATGAACAGGAAGGATTTCTTGAAACAACGCCCCTGCGAAATGGTTATTACTGCATAGGGGTAAAACGATAGGAAATATTGTTGAGAGGTTCCTGAAATTCGGGCACGCGGCTTCAGAGGCCAAGAAGATCCATTAATCCGTTAATGAAAGTGAGTGGGTGAGCAGGATTTCCGGGTACGTACAGGTCGATCCGGTGGCTTTCAGGGAAGCTCCTGTCAACGGCAGGGCTGTCAGCAAAAATGCCTCCGCTGATAGCATCGGTACCCACCAGAATGATCATCTTCGGATCAGGCACAGCATCATAGGTCATCTGAAGGGCTGTTGCCATGTTTTTGCTCACAGGCCCTGTAATTACAATTCCGTCTGCATGACGGGGTGAAGCAACGAATTCAATTCCATACCTGCCCATATCAAAATTCACATTGCCGGCTGCATTCAGTTCCATCTCGCCCGAATTGTCGCCTCCGGCAGAAACCTGTCTCAATTTAAGTGATCCATGGAACAGGTTTCTGATTTCCGGTCGGATTTCGTGCTCCGCCAGTCTTACCGGCTGATCGGCCCCGGGCCGGATGATTAAATCTTCCCTGCGGTTGGCGGCAATGCGGTAATCGTTGGTAAACCGGATTTTGTCGGGCAGGGCTAAGGCACATTCATTGCAGAAAACGCACCGGCCAAGATCAATGCAACCTTTCGCCGGATCAATGGCTCCCGTAGGGCAAATTGCTGCTGCCTGACGCTTTTCTTCGTCTGTTATATCGTTTGCAATAACGGGGCGGCCCCTGAACCTTTCAGCCACTTTCTGGGTTCTCAGGTCTTTTACATATTGGATCCCGTGACTTTTCAGAATCTTGATTTCTTTCAGCATGGCGCTTTCTTTTCAAAAGGTTTATAAATCATGCCCGCAGTAGGAAAGATTATAGCTTTTATTGCACAGGGGGAAGTCGGATATTTCCTGGTTTCGTACTGCAAGGGCAAGTGCCATCCAGTTGTGGAAAGAGGCATCCTTGATTTTGTAATGCTGAAGCTTTCCCTCTGCATTCGTCACGGCGGTATGACAGATTTCGCCTCTCCATCCTTCGGTCAGGGAAATAGCAAACGTCGAAGGCCGAAGCTTGCTGTGGTAGGAAGGCATGGGAACATCAGCCTTGTTTTCTTTCCATCTGGCCACGAGGTTTTGGATTAACCTGATGGATTCATCCACTTCCTTTTTGCGCTGGAGAGCACGTGCCAGAACATCACCGGAAGTCTGAACAACCGGTTGCACCGGGAAATTTCTGTAAAACTGAAACGGATGGGATATTCTGACGTCCCTGAATAAGCCTGAGGAACGGGCTGCCATCCCGACAAGGCCCAGTTTCAGTGCCTGTTCCCTGGTAACAATACCGATATCCTCAAAACGTGCCAGAAGGCTGGGAAGAGTAAAGATCCGATCAGCCATTTCGGCATACCGCCTTCCGGTGTCGTCCAGCAATTTCAGAATACTTTCGGCAACTTCTTCTGTAAGGGGAAAGTTTGATCCACCCGGTCGTATCAGGCTTTTCCCGAACCGGTTGCCGCACCAAAACTGTGTGGTATTTATAACAGTTGTTCTCAGGGCTTCACACACCACCTGCCCCAGCTGATAGGCAACATCACCGCACAAGGCTGCCGTATCGCCGATATGGACTGCCATTCGTTCCAGTTCAAGAGCGATGCAGCGTTCTATGTGCAGTGTTTCATTTTCCGGCGTTTCGCTCAGAGCCTCCGTGAGCTGGGCATGGGCAAGTGCGTGCCCTATGGCTGTATCGCCGGCAATGTTTTCTGAAAGAATGCAGCGCTGAAGGGCAGACTCTTTTGCCAGCATAAGCTGTTCCACTCCCCGGTGCTGGTAACCAAGCTGAATTTCCAGATGCAATACCTTTTCTCCATTGCAGATGAAGCGGAAATGACCCGGTTCTATGACGCCGGCATGCACCGGCCCAACTCCTACCTCGTGCAATTCTTCGCTTTCAATGGAATAAAACGGGTAATTCTCCATAACAGAGTTCTGATCGTGCCTGTTATACGGAAATCGTACCGGTTTAAACCAGGGATGCCCTTCAAACCGTACCCCGTAATTTTCATGAATTTCCCGCTCAAATCCATGAAGCTGATAGGCTCCGGAAGCCAGCGACTGCAATACCGCACCTTTCCTTTCCGAGACGTGCGCGGCAAGGAGAATGCTGTTACGGGTATCATCGGCAATAGCAATGTAAAACTGCAAATTTTCCCCTGAGGGAACAGCAAAATACGCAAGACAGTGTTTTGACTCGTCGGCAAGCAGATTGCTGACCAGATCATAAAATTCGTGATAGGGCAATACCGGTATATCATCGGAATTGCATATGGCCGGATTGGCTTTGATATCAAGATACTTCCTGCTCATTCTTTTTCAGTTTGGAAGCATAAAGAAACTCTGGTTGATTATTTCGGCAAGAAAAGGCGGCTGGACAAAACACAAAGCAATAACCACCGCAAAAAGTATGAACTGGGTGATGGTCTCTGCCGGGTTCACCTTTCCCGGAGGCAGGGGCGTGGCATATTCCTTTGGTTCCGAATAGGCAATATGCAGGATTCTGGTACTCATTGCGTAAATAATGAAACTGATCAGCACCATGACAATAACAGCCAGGATCCATCTGCCCTGAAAGATCATGCCTTTGAAAATAAAGAATTCGGCCAGAAACATGCCGGAGGGAGGAAAAGCCAGAATCAGAATCATTCCGGTAATCAGTACCAGGGCTCCGGCAGGGTAAGCATTCATGTATTTTCCGGTTTCATCGAGTTTGAAGGTGTGAAGAACGCGGTGCAGTTGACCCATCTGAAAGAAAAGCCCTGATTTCACAAACGAATGGAGAACTATCAGGAGAAATGCACCATAATATGCCTGGCCGCCAATGCCAAGTGCAATGGCAACCAGTCCCATGTTTTCCAGACTCGAATAGGCCAGCATGCGCTTTACATGCTTCGCCTTGAGCATATAGCCTGCCGCAATCAGAAGAGACAATACTCCCGAAAGGATCAGGGCATTGTTCATAAACCCCAGCACAGGTGAACTGGCAAAAAGAGTGTATACCCTGAAAATAGCTATAAATCCAACGTTCATGAGGGTTGTGGAAATGAGTGCACTGATGGGGGGAGGGGCAACGGAATGGGCATCAATTGTTACGGTGTGCATGGGGAAAAGCCCCATTTTTGTGCTGAAACCTACCAGCACAAACAGAAAGGCAATTTTAAGGTACAGGGGATTTACTGTGTTTATCATTCCTGCAAGGTCTTCAAATGACAGGCTGGCAGCATCTTCACGACCATAAATAAACCCGAGAAACAGAATTCCGAGGTAGGCAAGTGCAATCCCTGTGGAACAGATGAAAACATATTTCCAGGTTGCTTCGAGGGCTATTTCTGTCCTGTCATGGTAAATGAGGGCTGCTACGGCCAGCGTAGTGGCTTCCACAAAAATCCACAGAACCGTCATATTGTTGGCAAGGTATGCTCCTGTTATGAAGGCTGCCAGGGCAATGAGTGATGAATGGTAAATGCTGTATTTCCGTGCATCATCCCCGGCAACATATATGAATCCGTGGTAAACCACCGGAAGAAGCAGAAATGCCAGAACGGACATCAGCAATACACCGGAATGATTGAACGTGAAATATGTGAGCTCGGTATTCCCGATATTTTTCCATGCATAAACAGTAACGGCAATATGTGCAGCGGAAAAAAGGAGCATGATCATCCGGATTATGGCCTTGTTCCGGATCAGCAAGGTCAGGATAGCCAGAATAACCGACAAAGCAAAGAATGCGAAAAGTCCCATATTCAGTCTTTTAATCTGGTAAGTTCATTGGTATGTGCCTTCAGCCTCAGCCCGAAGAAGCCAAGGATCAGAACGCCGACAAAAATATCGAGCAGTATTCCCACATTGATCAGCATTGGCATTTTGCTGCCCATGGCTAAGGAGAAAAAGAACACCGCGTTTTCGATAATCATGAAACCAATCAGATGGGAAACAATCAGGCGGTGGGTAACAATCAGTATCAGTCCTGTGAACAGCGCAAAGAGAGCAATGGTCATATAAATCGTACTTACGTAATTGTTCATCATGGATGCGGCCAGAACAACGCTTATCAGAAGGGACGCAATCGAAAAAAGCAAGGTGTAAAAGGCCGGCATGGCCAGACGGTGCACTTTGGTTACACCCGAAGCATCAACAATCTTCGACAGCAGGAAGGGCATAATAAACGCTTTGAAAAGCAGGGTTTCTGAAATGATAAACAAGAGATTGCCGAGATTGATATCGCTGAGTTCAAACAGCGCAATGCCGCACAATAACAACCCCTGAAGCCCGATCAGCCGGATATAGGTTATGATTCTCTCTGTCGAAGCAAAGTATACCAGAGTTAATGCAAACGCAACAATCAGGTAATTGATCATGTCAGTTAATTTAAGAATCGTTCACCAAGCAGCAGGATAACAATAAATGCAATCCAGGCAACTCCTGATATGGTTAAAATGTACTTTGGATTCTTATTCATTTTATTTCTTGCCCTGAATGATTCAATAAGGCCGACAGCCAGGGCGAGCAGAACCTGAATAGCAACGAAACTGACGAGCTGAACAGGGAATGGCCAGGCAGGGGGTATGGTCAGGTTAAAAATGAGAAGCCCGTAGAGGGCAAATTTAATATAGGTGCCCAGGTGTATGAGAGCTTTGTCAAAACCGCTGTTGTCCAGAATCATCACTTCGTGAATCATGGTGAGTTCCAGATGGGTTTTGGGATCATCTACCGGCAACCGGCAGGTCTCGACCATCGCTGTCTGCAGGAAAACAAAAATCCCAAGCAATCCGAAGATCAACATGAAGTTGTTTTCTGACAGATAGAAATTGGAAAAAATGTCAGTAAATGAAGTAAATCCGGTTGCCATAGCAAAGGATGCCATCAGAATGAAGAAAGCCGGTTCCAGCAGCATGGAGAAAAAGGCTTCGCGGTTGGCTCCCATTCCTTCAAAACTGCTTCCGGTATCAAGGGCGGCAATGATGGAGAAAAATCGTCCAAGTGCGATGAGATACGAGAAGAAAATAAAATCGCCCTCAAAGGAAATGAGGGCTCCGTATTTTCCAAAGGGAATGAACAAGGCGGCACATAAAACCGTAGCCAGGTTTATGGCCGGAGCGATCTGGAAAATACTGCCCGAGGTAGTGCTGAAAACACTCCCCTTTTTCAGGAGTACGCTGATGTCTTTGTAGGGCTGAAACATACCGGGACCTTTCCTGCCTGATGCAATGCTTTTGGTGCGAAGAATGATCCCCGGGATAATCAGGGCTGCCAGAAAAACAGCTATAATACCTGCACTGTTCATAATAGTTTTAAATAGGTCAGAATCAGAACAAGAAGCATGAAAAGAAAGGCATACAGAATGTAATGCTGTATCTTTCCTGTCTGCATGGCGGCTATGCGTTTCAGTACGGAAAGACCCCAGTTGGCAGGTTTGTCCGTAAGATATTCCTTGATAATGTCTTCACTATGCGATACAAAGGTTCGTTTATCCGGAAAAATTTCATCTTCCCTGATCTCGGCCATGATCTTTCTGGTATGAAGAAGAGGCTTTGCCAGGTGATTGTAATTATATACGTAGGAAGTAGCCGTGTATTGATGCCGGGGAGTAACAGCGGTATACCCGCACCCCCAGGTAGGTTGGCAGGCAACAGGACGGTTTTTGAGATGCTGCCGCCTGTATAGCAAAAGGAGCACAACCAAACCAATAAAAATTCCTCCGGCAAGGTTGATTCCTGTCAGGTTATTCAGAACCGGAGCCGCCAGGTCGGCTGCTTCCGGAAGAAATGTTGCCTGCTGAACAATCGAAAAAACAGGTCGGGCAAACCATGCCGATAAAAGCCCGATGGAAATGATGAACAGCACCGGGATGAACTGCGGCAGAATGGTGGAAAACGCGGCTTCTTTTGCCTCAGCAGCTTTTTGGGTTCTGGCTTCTCCCAGGAAAACAATCCCAAATGCTTTGGTGAAACAGAAGATAGCCAGCCCTCCGATCAGCGACAGAGCGACAATGGTGGATATAAGTATGATAGCCTGGTACATGGATGATGCGGGAAGGCTTTTGAACATTCCGATGTAGATAAGATATTCCGAAATGAAACCGTTAAAGGGAGGTAATCCGCAGATAGCCAGTGATCCGATAAGAAAAAACAGGGCGCTCCAGGGCATTTTTTTCAGCAGTCCCCCCATTTGCTCTACGTTCCGGGTATGGGTAGCCTGATATACTGCTCCTGCACTGAAGAAAAGCAGCGATTTGAAGAGCGAATGGTTCAAAACATGCAATAACCCCCCACCGAATCCGGTAATAATGAGAAACGGATTGTGGACAGCCAGTCCGATTACACCCAGCCCGGTTCCGATACCGATAATACCTATGTTTTCAATACTGTGATAGGCGAGCAGCCTCTTAATGTCGTGCTGCATGATGGCCATCATTACGCCCAGAATACCTGAGAGTATCGAAACAATAAGTATTGTAAGGCCGATGGAAAGAAAATCATTCTGCAGTTGAAAAACTACCCGCAGGATCCCATAAATACCCATTTTTATCATAACACCCGACATAACCCCCGAAACGTGCGATGGCGCTGCCGGATGTGCGTCAGGTAACCAGGTATGCAGGAAAAGAAAGCCGGCTTTTATGCCAAAACCAATAAAGAATAAAAGAAACAGACCAAAATTCGGATGGGTCGAAAAATATGCCGGCAATGAATCAAAGCCTGTGATTCCCGTTTCCCTTCCTGCAATGAGAAATGCTATCAGCAGAAAGAACATGCCGATATGCATCTGCACCAGATACCGTATCCCTGTTTTCAGCGTAGCCTTGTCCTCCGCATCGAATATCACAAGAACAAAGGAAGAAACAGCCATTATCTCCCACGCAATAAGAAAAGCCAGGCCGTCCCTCAGCATGACCACCATCAGCATGGAATAATGCAGAAACAGGTACGAAAAGTAATGGATGGAGAGCTGAATATCGCTTTTGGAGTTCAGGTATGGCTTCAGATATCCGTATGCATACAAAATACCTGTTACTACGGTAAGGTTGATCACGAAAATGAAAAAAGCGGAAAGCCTGTCAATAGTAAAAATCAATCCGCTGTCAGCACCGAAGGGATAGATCTTTATTTCCTGAATCTGATCCAGACTGCTGAACAAATCAAAACTCCAGCAGGATGTTAAAAAAACGCCTGCCAGCACCAGTACCAGGGTCAGGTAGTATTTCCATTTTTTGGTTACCAGAAATATACCCGTCATAAGACCGAACAGGCAAATCGCGAAAATTGCTTGAGGAATCATTGGATGAACTTAACTGGGCTGCAAAAGTAAAAAAAAATCAGATGATCACTTTAGACCACATGGCTCATGAGAATTTCGCAATGTGCCACTAAGGCCGCTTCCCCTTCGTTCCAGCGGGGTTTGTCCGTATGCCTCCGCAACTATCCAGCCCACTGCGCATTGGTTCGCTTGCTCTTCTAATGTGCAATCCGGACGTAAAAAACTGATAAATGTAACTCCTGTCCTTACTGATGTTTAGAGGTATCTTATGTCCATGAATTGATCTTTCAATGCCAGCCCATTCAGCAGGAAATGAACCGAATGCAATTCAAAATAAATCATGGGAGCTTACCACAGAAAAAACTTCAGCAAGAGGTACTCTGACATAAATATTTTTACTATTTTGTCCTTCAAATCAGGCGAGTATGAATATCCGGAAATTTCATCGGGCATGTATCATGCCTCTTTTATCTCTTTTGCTAATATTTTCCTGTTCAAGGGAGCAGGAGATTATTATGAGCGTGAAAGGGAAAATACCTTCCGATAGTATGGGCATTACCCTGGCACATGAACACATTCTGGTCGATTTCATAGGTGCCGATAGCACCGGGTATCATCGGTGGAACCGCCAGGAGGTTCTCTCAAAAGTACTGCCCTACCTGCTCGAAATAAAAAATATGGGGGTAAAAACCCTGGTGGAATGCACTCCTGCCTATCTGGGCAGGGATCCGTTGTTACTCAGAATGCTGTCAGAACAATCCGGCATAGCGATTCTCACCAATACAGGATATTACGGAGCCATTGGCAAGAAAGCGCTTCCTCCTCATACCTGGACAGAACCGGCAGAGCAACTGGCCGGCAGGTGGATTGATGAATGGAAAAACGGGATCGAGAATACTGGTATCAGGCCGGGTTTTATTAAAATTGCCGTGCAAAGCGATAGCCTGCTCGATTCAATCCATGAAAAAATCGTTCGGGCGGCTGCGCTTACCCACCTGAAAACCGGTCTGACCATCAATGCCCATACCGAATCAGCTGCTGCGGCCCGGGCTGAATTGAAAATTCTCCAAAACGAAGGAGTTTCCCCCCGTGCATTTATCTGGACGCATGCCCAGATTGCCCAGCTTTCTGATCATATCGACCTGGCCCGGCAGGGAGTCTGGGTTTCTTATGATAATGTAACAACCGACAGTGCGGAATTGAAAAAATATGTTTACCTGCTTTCCGAAATGAAAGCCCATGGCCTCCTTGACCGGGTGATCCTTTCGCATGATGCCGGATGGTATGACGTGGTCAATCCGGCAGGAGTGACTTTCCGACCTTATACGGCCATTTTCACACACCTGATTCCTGCACTGAAAAGCCATGGATTTACTGACCGGGAAATTTCCCTGCTCCTGATGGACAACCCGCGGAAGGCATATACAGTAAGGGTACGGAAAAAGTAAAGCAATTGCTTTGGGCAGATAAAGCTTAATTCCAATGACTATTGATGTAACGACAAACCAGACAATTGAAAAAAAATATTTGCAGATGAATCAGGTTTAACGAGAGCATAGCGAGAGGTATTGAATTCCAATATCCATGGTGACCGCTCTGTTAAATGAGGGATGCGTTCGCACAATGCCGGCAATATAATGGATTGCGGCCAGCAAATCCTTATTCAAACGGATGCTCCCTGCTGAAATCAGGGCGATAGTGCCCGTGGCTTCCGGGATCCTGCACCCACCCGTTCCTGAAACCAAGCCGGTACATTTCCTCTTTTACGCTTTCGTATTCCTCCTCGTACAGCGTTCTTTTCAATGATGCCGGACCCCTGGTCAATGGCGTCGGATAATACTGTGACATCAGGGAAATATATACACCGGTGGAAATATTTTCTGCAATAAACCGCAGTACTTTTTTGCTTTCTTCAATGAACCCGGGAATGACAAGGTGGCGAATGATCAAACCCCGCCTGGCAGTTCCATCTTCCGAGAAATGCAAACGGTTGCCGCGCTGACGGTACATTTCGGTGATTGCCGAAGCGGCATAAAACGGATAATCCTCTGCATCCGAAAGTTCTCCTGCAACGGCAGGAGTAATGTATTTGAAATCAGGCAGGTAGATGTCCACCAGGGAGTCGAGCATGCGAATGGTCTCCGGTTTTTCGTACGCATTGGTATTCCATACAATGACAGGCCGGTACCCGCGGGCATGCAATTCATGGATCACAGAAACTGCCTGGGGAGCAACATGCGAGGGTGAGACAAAGCCCACGGAATGATAGCCCGCATCAAGTTTTTCCGCAATGGAATCTGCCACTTCTTTCAAAGACCAGTCCCTTATCCCTGAATTTGTTCCGTAACCGCAAACCGCTTCGAAACCGGGTTTGCCATAAAAACTGATTTCGTAATTCTGGCAAAACACACAGCGCAGGTTACAGCCGGCAAAAAACAGGTTGATGATACCCCTTTCTCCGCTTATAACCGGTTCCTCTCCGCGATGAATGCAAATTGATGCAACAGGGATGCCGGCTCCTGTGCGGCAATATCCCGACGGCTTCTCAAGCCGGTTGGCATGGCAATTGCGCGGACACAATGTGCAGTCAGCAAGATCAGTATGTATTCCCTCACGGGTCGCCTGTTTGTGGTCTTTTCCCTGCTCCATCGGTTACTCTAATCCGAAAACTTTTCTGATGAAGGAAATCTTGCGTTCCTGAAATTCTGAAGGCAATCCATGACCGCTTTCGGGATAGGCAATGTATTCCTTCGGTACGTTCAGCTGATTATATGCTGCAAAATTAATATGCGGGGGACAGATATTGTCCATGAGGCCGACAGCCATTAAGACAGGACATCTGACCCAGGGCGCCAGATTTTTGATATCAATATAGCTCAGCGTTTCGAACACCTTGTCCCAGCCCATTTCGGGGTGCTGTCTGACGTAGGCCTCGAATTCGTTGGCAGGCCAGGTAGCACAGCGGAAATAATCCCTGAAATCAGATAAAAAAGGAACCTGTGGAACGGCAACCTTAATGCGCTGGTTGTCGAGGGCTGCTGTAGCGAAGGTTAAAGCCCCTCCCTGGCTTCCTCCTTCAACAGCAATGCGTGCAGTGTCCACCTCCGGCCTGGAACAGAGAAAATCCACTGCCCGAATGCAATCCATGTAAGCACCCCGGTAAATATAATTTTCCTTGTCATGCAACTGAAAGAGGAGATACCCCGGAAATCCCGGATTGACATTGTCTTTGCTGTTACCGTGTCCGCGGATATTGAGGGCAAAGGAAACCATGTCATCCCCCTGGTAAGCCCACTGGGGAATCATATAGGAACTGTATCCCTGAACGTGCAGAATTGCAGG encodes:
- a CDS encoding NADH dehydrogenase subunit; translation: MSRKYLDIKANPAICNSDDIPVLPYHEFYDLVSNLLADESKHCLAYFAVPSGENLQFYIAIADDTRNSILLAAHVSERKGAVLQSLASGAYQLHGFEREIHENYGVRFEGHPWFKPVRFPYNRHDQNSVMENYPFYSIESEELHEVGVGPVHAGVIEPGHFRFICNGEKVLHLEIQLGYQHRGVEQLMLAKESALQRCILSENIAGDTAIGHALAHAQLTEALSETPENETLHIERCIALELERMAVHIGDTAALCGDVAYQLGQVVCEALRTTVINTTQFWCGNRFGKSLIRPGGSNFPLTEEVAESILKLLDDTGRRYAEMADRIFTLPSLLARFEDIGIVTREQALKLGLVGMAARSSGLFRDVRISHPFQFYRNFPVQPVVQTSGDVLARALQRKKEVDESIRLIQNLVARWKENKADVPMPSYHSKLRPSTFAISLTEGWRGEICHTAVTNAEGKLQHYKIKDASFHNWMALALAVRNQEISDFPLCNKSYNLSYCGHDL
- a CDS encoding phosphotriesterase, encoding MPLLSLLLIFSCSREQEIIMSVKGKIPSDSMGITLAHEHILVDFIGADSTGYHRWNRQEVLSKVLPYLLEIKNMGVKTLVECTPAYLGRDPLLLRMLSEQSGIAILTNTGYYGAIGKKALPPHTWTEPAEQLAGRWIDEWKNGIENTGIRPGFIKIAVQSDSLLDSIHEKIVRAAALTHLKTGLTINAHTESAAAARAELKILQNEGVSPRAFIWTHAQIAQLSDHIDLARQGVWVSYDNVTTDSAELKKYVYLLSEMKAHGLLDRVILSHDAGWYDVVNPAGVTFRPYTAIFTHLIPALKSHGFTDREISLLLMDNPRKAYTVRVRKK
- a CDS encoding NADH-quinone oxidoreductase subunit E, which translates into the protein MTGIFLVTKKWKYYLTLVLVLAGVFLTSCWSFDLFSSLDQIQEIKIYPFGADSGLIFTIDRLSAFFIFVINLTVVTGILYAYGYLKPYLNSKSDIQLSIHYFSYLFLHYSMLMVVMLRDGLAFLIAWEIMAVSSFVLVIFDAEDKATLKTGIRYLVQMHIGMFFLLIAFLIAGRETGITGFDSLPAYFSTHPNFGLFLLFFIGFGIKAGFLFLHTWLPDAHPAAPSHVSGVMSGVMIKMGIYGILRVVFQLQNDFLSIGLTILIVSILSGILGVMMAIMQHDIKRLLAYHSIENIGIIGIGTGLGVIGLAVHNPFLIITGFGGGLLHVLNHSLFKSLLFFSAGAVYQATHTRNVEQMGGLLKKMPWSALFFLIGSLAICGLPPFNGFISEYLIYIGMFKSLPASSMYQAIILISTIVALSLIGGLAIFCFTKAFGIVFLGEARTQKAAEAKEAAFSTILPQFIPVLFIISIGLLSAWFARPVFSIVQQATFLPEAADLAAPVLNNLTGINLAGGIFIGLVVLLLLYRRQHLKNRPVACQPTWGCGYTAVTPRHQYTATSYVYNYNHLAKPLLHTRKIMAEIREDEIFPDKRTFVSHSEDIIKEYLTDKPANWGLSVLKRIAAMQTGKIQHYILYAFLFMLLVLILTYLKLL
- a CDS encoding M1 family metallopeptidase — its product is MRLAVFIFLTVVYPFQLLRPESHREHMNYRDSVDVIRYSVHLTFRNLQDQKLEGFTVIHCIYPGGNQGTFAFDLAGLKVDSVASPVLKNVQFFREGETIRGTFAGKLTPADTVTLIIYYQGTPLRDKRWGGFFFAGDEAFNYGIGMDAVPPNFGRVWFPCIDNFTDRATYTFHVTVPSGYTAVCNGTLCGIKESEPGYTTWVWEMKQPIPTYLASVAVGRYIRLEGSYQGLQRSIPWQIYCLPEDSLKTARSFQNLTRWMQIFETRFTPYAWDRIGYVIVPFNHGAMEHATNITLARNTVDGTTQFETLYAHELSHHWFGNLVTCASEADMWLNEGWASYCEAIVTEGLYGKQAFRDYVRKNQLEVLVATHVADGGYFPVYGIPHSLTYGSTVYDKGSLVVHNLRGYLGDSLFFDAVKKYLTRYAFRNCSVHEFEQFLSRETRTDLKSFFQFWVYGKGFNDLEIDSLRTSWQDGRWRVSVLINQRLRGTYIPQESVKTEIGVLDSLWKMHVYQVKWTGNPGLLSLDLPFRPLSIILDPDEKTADASVEETKIIEGGGDHFFRASYFSAFNHMSPDSAWVRAEQHFLPPSGRIQKQRNIRLSSERYWRISVVCSPYQNLTGRFFFTRSISEMPEGTTTDALVLLYRKDRRDSWQVLPAQLNGNEQEGFLETTPLRNGYYCIGVKR
- a CDS encoding NADH:ubiquinone oxidoreductase, with the protein product MLKEIKILKSHGIQYVKDLRTQKVAERFRGRPVIANDITDEEKRQAAAICPTGAIDPAKGCIDLGRCVFCNECALALPDKIRFTNDYRIAANRREDLIIRPGADQPVRLAEHEIRPEIRNLFHGSLKLRQVSAGGDNSGEMELNAAGNVNFDMGRYGIEFVASPRHADGIVITGPVSKNMATALQMTYDAVPDPKMIILVGTDAISGGIFADSPAVDRSFPESHRIDLYVPGNPAHPLTFINGLMDLLGL
- a CDS encoding hydrogenase 4 subunit F, translating into MGLFAFFALSVILAILTLLIRNKAIIRMIMLLFSAAHIAVTVYAWKNIGNTELTYFTFNHSGVLLMSVLAFLLLPVVYHGFIYVAGDDARKYSIYHSSLIALAAFITGAYLANNMTVLWIFVEATTLAVAALIYHDRTEIALEATWKYVFICSTGIALAYLGILFLGFIYGREDAASLSFEDLAGMINTVNPLYLKIAFLFVLVGFSTKMGLFPMHTVTIDAHSVAPPPISALISTTLMNVGFIAIFRVYTLFASSPVLGFMNNALILSGVLSLLIAAGYMLKAKHVKRMLAYSSLENMGLVAIALGIGGQAYYGAFLLIVLHSFVKSGLFFQMGQLHRVLHTFKLDETGKYMNAYPAGALVLITGMILILAFPPSGMFLAEFFIFKGMIFQGRWILAVIVMVLISFIIYAMSTRILHIAYSEPKEYATPLPPGKVNPAETITQFILFAVVIALCFVQPPFLAEIINQSFFMLPN